A region of the Arachis hypogaea cultivar Tifrunner chromosome 15, arahy.Tifrunner.gnm2.J5K5, whole genome shotgun sequence genome:
TGAATCACGTGGcaacatcggcgcgtacgcgtactgtgcgcgtgcgcgcccttaTCCAcgaagcaactatggcaaatcttatatcatttcgaagccccgaatgttagctttccaacgcaactgaaaccgcatcatttggatctctgtagctcaagttatggttgattgagtgcgaagaggtcggcttgacagcttttgcgattccttcatttcttcatgagttctccatttttacatgcttttccttcatttccttgatccaatctttgcctcctaaatctgaaatcacttaacaaacatatcaaggcacctaatagaatcaaggtaaattaaatttagctattgtaagacctaaaaagcatgttttcactcttaagcacaattaaaggagaagttataaaaccatgttatttcattggataaatgtgggtaaaatgtcataaaatcccctagaatcaatacaagataaaccctacaaatggagtttatcagtgcctcattaaaaaacccttattTCTTGGAAAAAAGAGTGCACCTAGGTACAAGACTTTTAGCTGTAGTATCTTTTTAGGTTACAAGCGTGCCAAGACCTCGGGAGCTCCCGTTCTTGGAGGTCGCACACCTTATACGAACCTTTACTTAGAACCTCTATTATCTTGTAAGGCCCCTTCCAGTTGGCAGCTAGCTTCCCTTCACCCGACTTCTGTCTTCCAATGTCGTTCCGAATCAAGATGAGGTCATTGATGGTGAACCTCCTTTTGTTGTAAAATAGAACTCTATGTGATTTTTCAGCTATTTTTATAGGGATTACTGCTTTCATTCTGTATGcgagtcggaagggtgtttcttcCGTTGTGGAATGTGGAGTAGTTCGATAAGCCCACAAGACTTGAGGGAGCTCGTCAGCCCAAACTCCTTTCGCGTCTTGTAATCAACGctttaacccagccaatatgactttgttggtagcTTCAGCTTGTCCGTTGGCTTGGGGGTGCTCTACGGACatgaactggtgcttgattttcaaGTCGGACACCAGGTTTCTGAAGGTCGAGTCGGTAAATTGGGTTCTATTATCCGTGGTGATGGAACGGGAAATTCCAAACCTTGTGACtatgtttttatacaaaaatttctgacttctttgagtagTGATGGTCGCCAATGGTTCTGTCTCAATCCACTTAGTAAAATAGTcaacccctactatgaggtactTGACTTGGCCTGGGGCTTGGGAGAATGGTCCAAGTAGATCCAACTCCCATTTAGCAAATAGCCAAGGTGAGGtaacgctgatgagttcctcagGAGGTGCTACatgaaaattggcatgtttttggCAAGGTAAGCATGTTTTGACGAACTCGGCCGCTTCTTTTTGTAAGTCGGCCAGAAGAAGCCAACTCGAATTACTTTTTTAGCTAGTGACCGACCGCCTAAGTGATTTCTACATATACCACTATGTACGTCCTCTAAGACTTCTTTCGTGCTGGAGGTCTTAAGaggggtgttgaaatccctcttttgtataagaTATTGTGAAATAAGATATAGTTTTGTGCCTCCTTTATAAGCCCTTTAACCTCCTTTTCATCTTTGGAGAGCAAGTCGAATTTGAGGTAACTAACTATGGGAGCCATCTATCCTAGGTGTTGATTGTGTATGGTCAACACTTCTTCTTCCTTTGATATGGATGGCTTTTGCAGGGTTTCCTGAATGATACTTCTAttattgcctcctggtttggtgctggctagttttgatagGGCATTAGCTCAGGAATTATATTTCCGAGTTATATGTCggatattatttttagaaaagtgTGTCAGCTGTTCTCGTGTTTCATCCAGGTACTTCTTCATAGTGGAGTCTTTAGTTTAGTAGCTGTCATTAATTTGTGAAGTTATTACTTGCAAGTCACTGAACACTACTACCTTCTCTGCCTCCACTTTAGCCAACTTTAAGCTAGCAAATAGAGTTTCATATTCTGTCTGATTATTACAAACTTAACAAATGATCCATATTCATATGACGCCACTAAGATGACACAAAAAAAAAGTGGATTCTTATATTGGCACGAGGTCTACAAGCAAAGCTTTAATGTGCTCTTTCATTACTCCTCCTGCATGTGTATAGCTATTTTCATCTTTGTACATCACAGCCATGTATCTTGCTAAGTTGACCACACGCACCAGAAAAGGCATTGGAATTTGAGTTGGCCTAAGACATTCCTCGTTAATATCCTTCCAAGCATCTGTTACTCTTTTTTGTGATTCTTGAATAGCTTCTTCTCTTGATACACCATGTTCTTTCATATAACATTCTAGAACTGAGACAACATGTCCTCTTTCTTGTTCAAACTGATCAAACAAGATGTTTGTGATTTATTTGCTTAAGTACTTTTATATGACAAATTAAGAATAagatgaaaagattgaaaaaattaaattactcTAATTCATTGAAATTAAATTCCAGAGTAAACACTCATATTgattcctaaaatattttaaatcaaacACTTTAACCCTCAACAAATTTTCATTTACTTTTAGGTTATCAAAATGAATTGGTCTTTCTAAAGACTAATTATTTGTCTCATAATAGTATTTGTTGAGaatcttattatattatattaaaaaacttattagaaattttatttgtccaatatacacattaaattaaatattttgttataagTTATAGAAAAATTAATCTGtcttttaaagataatttattaattttaaaaaccttttaaaatgataaaaatttattcaagattaaaatatctaatttaaaatttgttcgGAACCAATTTAGGTGTTATACTGTAAATTCAATTACGCGCATGCAGTCTAATTCTTGTATACTATTTATGTTGTGCATATATAATACCTCATTGGAGACAATGTCGTCCATGATCCTGCAAATAATGGAAGAAGCTTTAACTATTTTGGGTTCACTAGCAACCCATTTGAAAATATATTCTGTGGCACTATCTTCCATGGCTATATAAGAAGCAGTTGTAAGCAATGGGTAAGTGCATGATATGGTTGATGTATGGATGTACTCCTCTGTTGTGGGTGTATAATTGTTGTTGAACCATCTCGCCTCACCCATGTAGGCTTCGACTACTTTTTTAAACTGCCACATCAAACCAATTCTATATTTGGTACTTTGAATTACAATCTGTAATGTGTTTTAATGTGATGGATGATGCATTTGCAGGATAAACATTAACTTTTATGTATATAATCCAAAATAGCGGATATTCCACCAAAAATAGCCTTCAATTATTAAATCGTTAAACTATTATCTAAATTTGTTAACAATAAAAATACTcacaataaaagtaacaaaaggTTTCATCTTTCAAAATAGCGGCGGTTTGCAACGGCCACAAATCCAAACCACCACAACATAGATATAGTAGTGGTTATGCCAATGCCACGAATCCCTTTGCATGCAGACGACATTAAGATTGACAGTCAAGCAAATGTTATGAAATCGTTTAGTAGCAATTTAAAACCATCGCAAAACATAAAAATCGTAGCTATTCCTCATGTTCCTTGTAGTGAAAATAGGATAATATAACAAGAATATAAAATTCTTTTTACAAGTAACAAATgacttttgtatttgataaattgtttgtgtatttgttttgaaaatttgttagaaTATTTAGACAACTATTTAAAACATGCATACAAAATCTtcgatctttatatttttttcttgtaaaaacattttttgtaatttatgaaaaaattgcaaaaaaaataattttcatttattgtaaaatacaaattttaaagataaaaatatttaattttctaatcATTTTTACAAATAactacatcaaaattcaatctctaaaatcttttttaaaaatatttatttaatagttCGGTATTTTTTtcgtattttaaaatattttgagaatatttttgttattaacaaaTTTAAAAGGTGCTTTATTTTGTCAGCAATTTGTGTTCAAGATCATTTTTTGTGGTTtaatagaaaataacaaaaacaaataatgaTATTTGACATGTATGTTTTCTATTTAAATTCAATTAGGGACGGAGTCaacttttttcaattaatttatttaaattttaaattctaaactctGAACTCcccaaaaaaaactaaaaaataagtttacaataaaaataaattaatattaaccaattaaaaattaattatctataaTTATTTGTTAAGAGGGAGGATAgcattattagtttattaccagtatatttataaaataagtttGACGATACACGGTTTTGTGAACTTTTCTTATTATATATGaacctttttccttttttttctttttttgtgaaTTTCTACCTTTCATgcctaaataaaaaaagaaagtaaaattttaaattgagatAGATTTAAGAGCaacttataaattaaatatatcaatCTTTTTAAGGTTAGGTGATATTATGTATATCATATTTTTGATTGATCATAGTTATATtgatatcattttttttaacaaattaaaatattgcaAATGTTTAGTATAATATATCACGCCTCTTTcatcaaaagaataaaaaatcataatgtcacctgaatctcaaagatgTGAGTctcatcatatatatatttataaaatacaaaCATGGATATTCGATATATTATCACAAATAATTAACATTTTATAAATCAGGTAATATCGTAAGTTATGTTTGGTTGACGTTAAAGAATATCAATGTCGTATTAGTTTGAATGTTTGATATAGTTGAATGACGTGGTTTAATTTCTAATCAATTTAAGTTGAGAACACAACCAGTTTATTGtcaaacagcaaaaggaaaaaatgATACATACTTGTTTTTGGTAATAATCAGTACAATATACTCGCCCTTCTTTCTCCATTTCTTCTGCCATTTCTTCATAAAACTTCAAGAGAGAACTATATGATAATCTCATGTATTCTGGAAGATCATCCAAGCAACTAATATCCCACCTAAGATCATGAAATATTTTTATCTCAAACTTTTCAACTTGAATGAGATGAGACTAGTAGTATATTCAGTATCAAGGTAAAGTATATTTTCTATTCCTAatgtttataattttcttttataagactttaattttagtatttaattttattcatttttatctTTAACATTTTCAATTCATTTAACTTTGTTTATTTGAATCAAAATTAtccctaaatatttttatttagccCCAATCATTTTAGATAGAGTTAATATTGTATttttgacacaaataaaaaatattatagacaaactgaataaaattaaatattaaaaatattttaaaaaattcacgaacattaaaaataaaattaaaccatATTTTACTATTCTTTATAATTATATCTAAATCAAAACATATATactctaaatatatatatacagttAGGTATTTactagtaaaattatttttttaattattttaaaagatttaaaatttaaaatttaatttttaaaattttaggatagTCGACTATATATAGCAATCACTAGAGGGTGACCGGTGGCAGCAATGTCAGAAGATGgtcaacaataaaaaaatgaaattgtaGTAGTATGTTAAGAttgttaaaaaaaagaagaaaaaaaaatagtaagaaGACATTGTGAATAcaaagatgatttttttttttattttttttataaaaaggttCATTCAAATTGACTAGCAAAAATTGATTTCCTAATTAATCTTTTTGTCACTGAAGTTCTCTAATGATAAAAATTGATATCCTACCTCTCAATTGCCTGAGTGAAAAGTTCTAGTTCATCAATTGTTCCATATGCATCATATGTATCATCAATGATTGATAACATGCCGAGtgtttttgtcattatttttctTGCTTGAGAAAATTGGGGCTCAAAGTAAACACCCAAACTCCAATAGTAGCATTCCACAATCCTATCTCGCACAAATGGTAGTTTCCTAGGTACATCCAACTCCTTCCACCacctgaaaattaaaaaaaaaatagcgtATTTCAATAAGGAGTAGTATTAGATTCctgaaaactaatttaattaattaattaataataatataatgcaTAATAAATAGAAGAGTTTATGGTTAAGGAGCTTACTTGCAAATATTTCCGGCTTCCATTTGGTACAAGTTTTGTAGGAAATTGAAATCCAATTTTGCTAGAGAGAGTATAATTTTATCATGGGTAGGATCTAGTTCATAAATTGAAATATATTTTCGTGCCTCAAACCTAGGCAAGCCATGGTGGAGAGGTTGACTTAAGCCACGATTGACTTTTGCTGAAAGAGAAGTGCTCAATTGGGTTGTAATGGATTTAAGGTGAATCGAAGTGAATACAAGAGCTTCATCTAATATGTCTTCTCCATGAATCCTAAGATGTGAAGCTTCATATAAGCTTAAGAGTCCCTCAACATCTGTGACAagtttttcattgaaatttccaTGCACAtccttaaaccttttgaacacaTCTGAGAGGTTTTATTGAATAACCACAAGGTTGAGAAATCATTATTAGAGGTGATAAATCAACTACAAAAATTAAGGAGGAGTTCATAGCATAGAACATAAAGTATATAATTTagtttttgttataaatatattgtATATTGAACACAAATTTTTTGTGTCAGTTATTGGCTACTAGCTAATAGATAGAAGAATTATCCAATAACTAATTGAAACTGGCCTGggtaataatttagaaaaatgctTTCAAAAATAATTTGCCAAAAGAAAATCTACCAAAATTCAGTGGcaaaaaaataatactatatgGTTATATATATGGAGCTTATGAAAAAGTTTGATAATGCTGCTGTAATTAAGTTTGATATTTTATCATAACATGTTTACTTATTTGGTtgttaaatatttgattattttaataactgattattttattaaaaagttgtgtaaaataatatggaaagatataaaattaatttttaatatttatagaaTATTTTTGTAATTCACAGTGCTACTAAGTAACTAACACTATTTAGCCAATTTAATTTTCAACCAACAACTAATGAGACCTGCTAGTAAAATAATTAGAGACAGATGCAGAAACATTCAAATTTAATGTCTCTCGCACCTTCTCTCTcatctatataaaata
Encoded here:
- the LOC112750199 gene encoding (-)-germacrene D synthase, with translation MYGVAASTLSCFNHNNANFELHEHARHTANFHPSIWKDYFLEYASEPKQELDHIRAQIETLKQEVTKMLTATAVKPLEKLNLIDSICRLGLHYHFECEVDEVLQQIHKDYTTNGEINHDDNLASLALLFRLLRQQKFYVSPNVFKRFKDVHGNFNEKLVTDVEGLLSLYEASHLRIHGEDILDEALVFTSIHLKSITTQLSTSLSAKVNRGLSQPLHHGLPRFEARKYISIYELDPTHDKIILSLAKLDFNFLQNLYQMEAGNICKWWKELDVPRKLPFVRDRIVECYYWSLGVYFEPQFSQARKIMTKTLGMLSIIDDTYDAYGTIDELELFTQAIERWDISCLDDLPEYMRLSYSSLLKFYEEMAEEMEKEGRVYCTDYYQKQFKKVVEAYMGEARWFNNNYTPTTEEYIHTSTISCTYPLLTTASYIAMEDSATEYIFKWVASEPKIVKASSIICRIMDDIVSNEFEQERGHVVSVLECYMKEHGVSREEAIQESQKRVTDAWKDINEECLRPTQIPMPFLVRVVNLARYMAVMYKDENSYTHAGGVMKEHIKALLVDLVPI